One genomic segment of Chryseobacterium phocaeense includes these proteins:
- the rplD gene encoding 50S ribosomal protein L4 yields MELVVLNTSGKETGRKVTLDETVFGIEPNQHAVYLEVKQYLAAQRQGTHKAKERSEITASTKKLKKQKGSGSARYGDIKSPTFRGGGRVFGPKPRDYRFKLNKALKRLAKKSVLSQKMRDNSIKVLEAFNFETPKTKEFININNALGFEGKKSLYILDEANKNVYLSSRNLPKTKVLTYNEISSYDLINAGEIVFLEGAIEKFQENLKK; encoded by the coding sequence ATGGAACTAGTAGTATTAAATACATCAGGAAAAGAGACCGGAAGAAAAGTAACTCTAGACGAAACAGTATTCGGAATTGAGCCAAATCAGCACGCGGTTTACTTAGAAGTTAAACAGTACCTTGCTGCACAAAGACAAGGGACTCATAAAGCAAAAGAAAGAAGCGAAATTACTGCTTCTACTAAAAAACTTAAGAAGCAAAAAGGATCTGGTTCTGCAAGATACGGGGATATCAAATCTCCAACTTTCAGAGGTGGAGGTAGAGTATTCGGACCAAAGCCAAGAGATTACAGATTCAAATTGAATAAAGCTCTTAAGAGATTGGCTAAAAAATCTGTTCTTTCTCAAAAAATGAGAGACAACAGCATTAAAGTATTAGAGGCTTTCAATTTCGAAACTCCTAAAACTAAAGAGTTTATCAATATCAATAACGCTTTAGGATTCGAAGGTAAAAAATCTCTTTACATCTTAGATGAAGCAAACAAAAATGTTTATTTATCTTCAAGAAACTTACCTAAGACTAAAGTTCTTACTTACAACGAAATTAGCTCTTATGACTTAATCAATGCAGGTGAGATCGTATTCTTAGAAGGTGCTATCGAGAAATTCCAGGAAAATTTAAAGAAATAA
- the rplW gene encoding 50S ribosomal protein L23, whose amino-acid sequence MSIIIKPVISEKANYLTDLRGSYSFLVDTKANKIQIKKAVEAAYGVKVADVNTMIYAPKVSSKYTKKGLQVGKTNKLKKAVIKLAEGEVIDIFAVN is encoded by the coding sequence ATGTCTATTATTATTAAACCAGTTATCTCAGAAAAGGCTAATTACCTTACAGATTTAAGAGGTTCTTATTCTTTCTTAGTAGATACTAAAGCGAATAAAATCCAGATTAAAAAGGCTGTTGAAGCAGCTTACGGTGTAAAAGTAGCAGACGTTAACACAATGATTTATGCTCCGAAGGTTTCTTCAAAATACACTAAAAAAGGTCTTCAAGTAGGAAAGACAAACAAATTGAAAAAAGCGGTAATCAAACTTGCTGAAGGTGAGGTTATCGATATTTTTGCTGTAAATTAA
- the rplB gene encoding 50S ribosomal protein L2: MSVRKLKPITPGQRFRIVNNFEEITTNKPEKSLTVGISKSGGRNQTGKMTMRYTGGGHKKKYRIIDFKRNKHDVEATVKTVEYDPNRTAFIALLEYADGEKRYIIAPNGIKVDQKVVSGESVEPNVGNAMKLKNIPLGTVISCVEMKPGQGAILARSAGSSAQLTSRDGKYAIIKLPSGESRMILTECYAMIGSVSNSDHQLTVSGKAGRSRWLGRRPRTRAVVMNPVDHPMGGGEGRSSGGHPRSRNGKPAKGYKTRKKNKVSNRYIVSKRK; this comes from the coding sequence ATGTCTGTTAGAAAATTAAAACCTATCACCCCAGGACAGAGATTCAGAATTGTAAACAATTTTGAGGAAATTACTACCAACAAACCGGAGAAATCTCTAACCGTTGGTATTAGTAAGTCAGGTGGACGTAACCAAACTGGTAAAATGACCATGCGTTACACCGGAGGTGGACACAAAAAGAAATACAGAATTATCGACTTCAAAAGAAACAAGCATGACGTTGAAGCTACCGTTAAGACTGTAGAATACGATCCAAACAGAACTGCATTTATCGCTTTATTAGAGTACGCAGACGGAGAGAAGAGATACATCATCGCTCCAAACGGTATCAAAGTAGATCAGAAAGTAGTTTCAGGAGAAAGCGTTGAACCGAACGTAGGTAACGCAATGAAATTGAAAAACATTCCATTGGGTACTGTAATCTCTTGTGTTGAAATGAAGCCTGGCCAAGGTGCTATTTTAGCAAGAAGTGCTGGTTCTTCAGCTCAATTAACTTCAAGAGACGGGAAATACGCAATCATCAAATTGCCTTCAGGAGAATCAAGAATGATCCTTACTGAATGTTATGCAATGATTGGATCAGTTTCTAACTCCGATCACCAGTTAACTGTATCAGGTAAGGCTGGTAGAAGCAGATGGTTAGGTAGAAGACCAAGAACAAGAGCCGTTGTAATGAACCCTGTAGATCACCCAATGGGAGGTGGTGAAGGACGTTCTTCAGGAGGTCACCCAAGATCTAGAAACGGTAAACCGGCTAAAGGTTACAAAACTAGAAAGAAAAACAAAGTGTCTAACCGTTACATCGTATCTAAAAGAAAATAA